A genomic segment from Flavobacterium litorale encodes:
- a CDS encoding DUF4241 domain-containing protein, which yields MKNTKDHEIPYELKDDMNAQELVEIHIGDINLPTGKIIVTDPFFRVEQQPFFRKVTPGTYPVYVYMSEIDELHHRVAYSKIKFKAENASKWIMALTDDITPEEIDELGENEFYGFAVESGLACFIDEKTNTALAARMEALEQENPEGNYYDDVLAGEFKKYSGSNKYSRNLGDWNNHLPNKDSEDNAMMFAAGWGDGYYPVYWGLNEAGEAVELIIDFLINEFEEEESNGFRL from the coding sequence ATGAAAAATACAAAAGACCACGAAATTCCGTACGAGCTTAAAGACGATATGAACGCGCAAGAGCTTGTTGAAATTCATATAGGCGACATTAATTTACCTACAGGTAAAATTATTGTTACCGATCCGTTTTTTAGGGTAGAACAACAACCCTTTTTTCGTAAGGTAACCCCTGGCACCTATCCTGTGTATGTTTACATGTCGGAAATTGATGAACTACACCACAGAGTAGCTTATTCTAAAATAAAATTTAAGGCCGAAAATGCTTCGAAGTGGATTATGGCACTTACTGATGACATTACACCCGAAGAAATAGATGAGTTAGGCGAAAATGAATTTTATGGCTTTGCTGTAGAGTCAGGCTTGGCATGCTTTATCGATGAGAAAACAAATACTGCGTTAGCTGCAAGAATGGAAGCTTTGGAGCAAGAAAATCCTGAAGGTAATTATTACGATGATGTACTTGCCGGAGAATTTAAGAAGTATTCAGGGAGCAATAAATATTCCCGCAACCTAGGCGACTGGAACAACCACTTACCTAATAAAGATAGTGAGGACAATGCCATGATGTTTGCCGCAGGCTGGGGCGATGGCTACTACCCTGTGTATTGGGGATTAAATGAAGCTGGCGAAGCTGTAGAGCTTATTATAGACTTTTTAATTAACGAGTTTGAAGAGGAAGAAAGTAATGGTTTTAGGCTATAA
- a CDS encoding SRPBCC family protein, translated as MNLNSPKVTVQKPAQYMFESLSDVRNFEKLMPENIAKFEVTGEDAFIFALKGMPEIKLKMKEKVAPTKVVLGAASDKLPFTLTADINAVSETASEVQLFFEGEFNAMMAMMVKGPISKFIETLANNMHKL; from the coding sequence ATGAATTTAAATAGCCCAAAAGTTACAGTACAAAAACCTGCACAATACATGTTCGAATCGTTATCTGACGTGAGGAACTTTGAAAAACTAATGCCCGAAAACATTGCAAAGTTTGAAGTAACAGGAGAAGATGCTTTTATTTTTGCACTAAAAGGGATGCCAGAAATAAAGCTGAAAATGAAAGAGAAAGTAGCACCAACTAAAGTAGTTTTGGGTGCCGCGAGTGATAAGTTACCTTTTACGCTAACAGCAGATATAAATGCAGTATCGGAAACAGCGAGCGAAGTACAACTTTTTTTTGAAGGCGAATTTAACGCAATGATGGCAATGATGGTTAAAGGGCCCATAAGTAAATTTATAGAGACGCTAGCAAACAACATGCATAAGCTATAA
- the pyrE gene encoding orotate phosphoribosyltransferase yields MIFNTTTAEKTAELLLQINAIKLNPKNPFTWASGWKSPIYCDNRITLSFPEVRNYIREAFAKNITENYGKPDVIAGVATGAIGIGMLVADVMELPFVYVRPEAKKHGRKNQIEGYLEEGQNVVVVEDLISTGNSSLQAVEALKAAGANVQGMVAIFTYGFDVSEENFKKAAIQLNTLGNYDTLLQLAVSKEYITEAEHKTLKKWRQNPSEWGQE; encoded by the coding sequence ATGATTTTTAACACAACTACAGCCGAAAAAACAGCCGAATTGCTTTTACAAATAAACGCAATTAAATTAAATCCGAAAAATCCATTTACATGGGCTTCAGGATGGAAATCGCCCATTTATTGTGATAACAGAATAACACTTTCATTTCCAGAAGTAAGAAACTACATTCGGGAAGCATTTGCCAAGAACATTACCGAAAATTATGGCAAACCCGACGTTATTGCAGGTGTTGCAACAGGCGCAATAGGTATAGGTATGCTCGTTGCCGATGTTATGGAACTCCCTTTTGTGTATGTACGCCCAGAGGCTAAAAAGCACGGACGCAAAAACCAAATTGAGGGGTATCTTGAAGAAGGACAAAACGTGGTAGTGGTGGAAGACTTAATAAGTACAGGTAATAGCAGCCTGCAAGCCGTAGAGGCATTAAAAGCTGCTGGTGCTAATGTACAGGGTATGGTAGCTATATTTACGTATGGTTTTGATGTATCTGAAGAGAACTTTAAAAAGGCTGCTATACAATTAAATACACTCGGCAATTACGATACTTTATTGCAACTTGCTGTGTCAAAAGAATATATTACCGAAGCGGAACATAAAACCTTAAAAAAGTGGCGACAAAACCCATCGGAATGGGGGCAAGAGTAA
- a CDS encoding NUDIX hydrolase, which produces MYKVFVNDKPLFLTNKVEKETDFQMFLLESVDIEQLIIKMFNNKVNKAFLYYPDEKAILKKMKEKLPVAKAGGGLVYNDKGKVLFIFRNGKWDLPKGGTERGEEMPDTAMREVEEETGVKDLEIVRKLPKTYHVFKRNGQYKLKITYWYEMKTSYSGKLVGQADEGIEKVAWLKPKEIKEALTNSYENIKLLFEEDTASVAK; this is translated from the coding sequence ATGTATAAAGTTTTTGTAAACGATAAACCGCTTTTTTTAACAAATAAAGTGGAAAAGGAAACCGATTTTCAGATGTTTTTGCTGGAAAGTGTAGATATAGAGCAACTTATTATAAAGATGTTTAATAATAAAGTAAACAAGGCTTTTTTATACTACCCCGACGAAAAGGCAATATTGAAGAAGATGAAAGAAAAACTGCCTGTTGCCAAAGCAGGTGGCGGATTGGTTTACAACGACAAAGGCAAGGTTTTATTTATTTTTAGAAACGGTAAATGGGATTTGCCTAAAGGTGGTACAGAACGAGGTGAAGAAATGCCAGATACTGCCATGCGCGAAGTTGAGGAGGAAACAGGGGTTAAAGACCTTGAAATTGTTAGAAAATTACCCAAAACCTACCACGTATTTAAACGCAACGGGCAGTATAAGCTAAAAATTACGTATTGGTACGAAATGAAAACCTCATACAGTGGTAAACTTGTTGGGCAAGCAGACGAAGGTATTGAAAAAGTGGCTTGGTTAAAACCCAAAGAGATTAAAGAAGCACTTACAAACTCCTACGAGAATATAAAGCTCCTGTTTGAAGAAGATACTGCTTCGGTGGCTAAATAG
- the coaD gene encoding pantetheine-phosphate adenylyltransferase, which yields MRVAVFPGSFDPITLGHYDIIKRGISLFDKVIVAIGVNSEKKYMFPLEERKRFIEEAFKDEPQVEVITYKGLTIDLCRKVNAGFILRGLRNPADFEFEKAIAHTNRELSKIETVFLLTAARTSYISSSIVRDVLRNGGDYTILVPNSVRVKKK from the coding sequence ATGAGAGTAGCTGTATTTCCCGGATCGTTTGACCCTATTACTTTGGGGCATTATGATATTATTAAAAGAGGCATTAGCCTGTTTGATAAAGTAATTGTAGCCATTGGCGTAAACTCCGAAAAAAAATATATGTTTCCGCTAGAGGAAAGAAAGCGTTTTATTGAAGAAGCTTTTAAAGATGAGCCACAAGTAGAGGTTATAACCTACAAAGGGCTTACTATAGACCTTTGCCGTAAAGTAAATGCTGGTTTTATATTGCGTGGATTGCGTAACCCTGCCGATTTTGAGTTTGAAAAAGCAATAGCCCATACCAACAGGGAATTATCTAAAATAGAAACAGTATTCTTATTAACAGCAGCCCGTACATCGTACATCAGTTCAAGTATTGTGCGCGATGTGTTACGCAATGGGGGCGATTATACCATACTCGTACCCAATTCAGTTAGAGTAAAAAAGAAATAA
- a CDS encoding D-alanine--D-alanine ligase: MKNVAIIMGGYSSEYQISLLSGDVVYRNLDELKYNAYRVHILKEKWVMVDEDSNEYPINRHDFSVAYKGTIIHFDAVFNAIHGTPGEDGLMQAYLELIGIPQTSCNYYQAALTFNKRDLLSVLKPFGIKTAISHYINLGDAIDEEAILNKVGLPCFVKPNKSGSSFGISKVKNKADFMAAVEVAFKEDNEILVESFLDGTEVSVGVINYGGKVTVLPITELVTENEFFDYDAKYLGKSEEITPARISDEMTNKIASTAKRVYELLKMEGFSRSEFIIVDNEPYMLELNTVPGLTTESIVPQQARKAGITLPQLFGNAIELALQKKTTNQHY, translated from the coding sequence ATGAAAAATGTTGCCATTATAATGGGTGGGTATTCTAGTGAATATCAGATATCATTACTTAGCGGAGATGTAGTGTACCGCAACTTAGATGAATTAAAATACAACGCATACCGTGTACACATTTTAAAGGAAAAATGGGTAATGGTAGATGAAGACTCTAATGAATACCCTATTAACAGGCACGACTTTTCGGTTGCTTATAAAGGTACTATAATACATTTTGATGCTGTTTTTAATGCCATACATGGCACACCTGGCGAAGATGGACTCATGCAAGCCTACTTGGAGTTAATTGGTATCCCGCAAACATCATGTAATTATTACCAGGCAGCGTTAACGTTTAATAAGCGTGATTTATTATCGGTATTAAAACCGTTTGGTATAAAAACAGCCATATCGCATTATATTAACCTTGGCGATGCTATAGATGAAGAAGCGATACTGAACAAAGTGGGGCTGCCCTGTTTTGTAAAACCCAATAAATCGGGCTCTAGTTTTGGTATCTCTAAAGTAAAAAACAAAGCCGATTTTATGGCTGCTGTTGAGGTAGCTTTTAAGGAGGATAACGAAATATTGGTAGAGAGTTTTTTAGATGGCACAGAAGTATCGGTAGGTGTTATTAACTACGGTGGTAAAGTAACTGTACTACCCATAACCGAATTGGTGACCGAAAATGAGTTTTTTGATTATGATGCGAAGTATTTAGGAAAATCGGAAGAAATTACACCTGCACGCATATCTGACGAAATGACGAATAAAATAGCAAGTACCGCAAAGCGTGTTTACGAATTACTAAAAATGGAAGGCTTCTCTAGAAGTGAGTTTATAATTGTAGATAATGAGCCTTATATGCTTGAATTAAACACAGTACCTGGGCTAACTACCGAGAGTATTGTACCCCAACAAGCCCGCAAAGCAGGTATAACACTACCCCAGCTTTTTGGCAATGCCATTGAGTTAGCTTTACAAAAAAAGACAACTAACCAGCATTATTAA
- a CDS encoding PASTA domain-containing protein, producing the protein MQLAIAVVLVIVVIYASLKWLDSTTNHGQEIPVPDLTKMSVSKAGQSLQEVNLTYEVLDTMDFNKDYPPYSVVQQDPLPNVNVKENRKIYLKVNAGTYNDVKLPNLIQKTYRQALPNLLAAGLKEGRKTYKPYLAKDVVLEMWQDGKKLKAGDMVQKTSEIDFVLGDGKATYNHSDLDDFEDEEDEGVNAAYEEGNKANK; encoded by the coding sequence ATGCAGCTGGCTATTGCTGTAGTACTTGTAATAGTAGTAATATATGCAAGTTTAAAATGGCTTGATAGTACCACTAACCATGGGCAGGAAATACCCGTACCCGACCTTACAAAAATGTCGGTATCAAAAGCAGGGCAATCACTACAAGAAGTTAATTTAACGTATGAGGTGCTAGATACTATGGATTTTAACAAAGACTATCCGCCCTACAGCGTTGTACAGCAAGACCCATTACCAAACGTAAACGTAAAAGAAAACCGTAAAATATACCTTAAAGTAAATGCTGGCACGTATAACGATGTTAAGTTACCCAACCTTATACAAAAAACATACAGGCAAGCCTTACCGAACCTACTTGCAGCAGGTTTAAAAGAAGGTAGAAAAACATACAAGCCTTACCTTGCTAAAGATGTAGTTTTAGAAATGTGGCAAGATGGTAAAAAGCTGAAAGCGGGCGATATGGTACAAAAAACATCTGAAATAGATTTTGTGCTTGGTGACGGAAAAGCAACCTACAATCATTCTGATTTGGATGATTTTGAAGACGAAGAAGATGAAGGCGTTAATGCAGCATACGAAGAAGGAAATAAAGCAAATAAATGA
- a CDS encoding RluA family pseudouridine synthase, with the protein MSNPHTEQELEDELYEHHRFEAGKGQSPLRVDKFLMNLVENATRNKIQQAATAGNIYVNDVAVKSNHKVKANDVVRVLLSHPPYEHLLEPENIPITIVYEDDQLLVVNKEAGMVVHPGHGNYSGTLVNALAYHFENLPMNSSERPGLVHRIDKDTSGLLVVAKTEQAMAHLTKQFAEKTSEREYVAIVWGNVTEDEGTIEGHIGRHPKDRMQNTVYADGSEGKPAVTHYKVLERLGYVTVVSCKLETGRTHQIRVHMKYIGHTLFNDARYGGDKILKGTTFTKYKQFIDNCFKVLPRQALHAKTLGFEHPTTKEFMRFNTELPQDMKDCINKWHNYSKSNTTEGDEQ; encoded by the coding sequence ATGAGTAACCCCCATACAGAGCAGGAATTAGAGGACGAGTTATACGAACACCATCGTTTTGAAGCAGGTAAAGGGCAATCGCCTTTACGCGTAGATAAATTCCTGATGAACTTGGTAGAAAATGCTACCCGAAATAAAATACAGCAAGCTGCTACAGCAGGTAATATTTATGTTAACGATGTTGCTGTAAAATCCAATCACAAAGTAAAAGCTAACGATGTGGTACGTGTATTATTATCGCACCCGCCGTACGAGCATTTACTAGAGCCTGAAAATATCCCTATTACTATAGTGTACGAAGACGACCAACTTCTTGTTGTAAACAAAGAGGCTGGTATGGTAGTACACCCAGGGCATGGCAACTACTCGGGTACACTGGTTAACGCCTTAGCGTACCATTTTGAGAATTTACCTATGAATAGTAGCGAACGCCCAGGATTGGTACATCGTATTGATAAAGATACATCGGGGCTTTTGGTTGTTGCCAAAACCGAGCAGGCAATGGCGCACTTAACCAAACAGTTTGCCGAAAAGACTTCCGAAAGAGAGTATGTAGCCATAGTTTGGGGCAACGTAACTGAAGACGAAGGTACTATTGAGGGTCATATTGGGCGCCACCCCAAAGATAGAATGCAAAATACCGTATATGCCGACGGTAGTGAGGGTAAACCTGCCGTTACCCACTATAAAGTATTAGAGCGTTTGGGGTATGTTACCGTAGTATCGTGCAAGCTGGAAACAGGGCGTACCCACCAAATACGTGTGCATATGAAGTATATAGGGCACACACTATTTAATGATGCCCGTTATGGTGGCGATAAAATATTAAAGGGTACAACGTTTACCAAGTACAAGCAGTTTATAGATAATTGTTTTAAGGTATTACCAAGGCAAGCATTACACGCTAAAACACTAGGGTTTGAGCACCCTACTACAAAAGAATTTATGCGTTTTAATACCGAGTTGCCACAGGATATGAAAGACTGTATTAATAAATGGCATAATTACTCCAAGTCCAATACTACCGAAGGGGACGAACAGTAA